The following proteins are co-located in the Vigna unguiculata cultivar IT97K-499-35 chromosome 9, ASM411807v1, whole genome shotgun sequence genome:
- the LOC114196011 gene encoding FCS-Like Zinc finger 11-like, which produces MLRKRNRSVQKEQHHMSNLTQCEANSEHYSQTHHGLGRNNIKGHPIFNVPCLFVGLGPKGLLDSDSVRSPTSPLDARVLSNLGNPVRRPRSSPHEGHPRSWDCCKVGLGIVESLEDCSRFSGKILQSPESKRVSLSPQVMIKAPNCQNHRDFLEGSKSLPKDFCKAPKNDSVTHKGESESTVLFEIGESDLEHELFGRTRTRTRSCSLDSCSPLKGLSGLNTSFSDSDTDNFAVKDVNIQWSSPPHFIGGSQNSNTFPPTKLNTNPLSVSSSNEFIKSLSATEIELSEDYTCVISYGPNPKTTHIFGDCILETHSNAFKIHSKNEEKEKLVNTVANWSGSPNPYPSSDFLSFCHHCNKKLEEGKDIYIYGGEKAFCSLTCRAMEMMIDEELEKSNTDPPCENSAKPKLGELLFETSIVTGS; this is translated from the exons ATGCTGAGGAAGAGGAACAGGTCCGTGCAGAAGGAACAACACCACATGAGTAATCTGACACAGTGTGAAGCCAATTCAGAGCACTATTCGCAGACTCATCATGGTTTGGGGCGCAACAACATCAAGGGACACCCAATTTTCAATGTTCCTTGTCTGTTTGTGGGTCTAGGTCCGAAAGGGTTGTTGGATTCTGATTCAGTTAGGAGCCCCACTTCTCCACTTGATGCTAGAGTTCTTTCAAATCTAGGAAACCCTGTTAGGAGGCCAAGATCTTCACCTCATGAAGGGCACCCAAGGAGTTGGGATTGTTGCAAAGTAGGTCTAGGCATTGTGGAGTCTTTGGAAGACTGTTCTAGGTTTTCTGGGAAAATTCTGCAGTCACCAGAGAGCAAGAGGGTTAGTCTCAGTCCCCAAGTGATGATCAAAGCCCCAAATTGCCAAAACCATAGGGATTTTCTTGAGGGATCCAAGTCTTTGCCCAAAGATTTTTGCAAGGCCCCTAAAAATGACTCTGTTACCCACAAGGGTGAATCTGAGTCCACTGTTCTTTTTGAAATTGGAGAAAGTGACCTTGAGCATGAACTGTTTGGGAGAACCAGAACCAGAACCAGGTCTTGTTCATTGGACTCTTGCAGTCCACTGAAAGGCCTTTCTGGCTTGAACACTTCCTTCTCTGATTCAGACACTGATAATTTTGCTGTGAAAGATGTGAACATTCAATGGAGCTCTCCCCCTCATTTTATTGGGGGAAGCCAGAACTCAAATACCTTCCCACCTACAAAGTTGAACACAAACCCTCTTTCTGTTAGCTCCTCCAATGAATTTATCAAGTCTCTGTCTGCTACTGAGATTGAACTCTCTGAGGACTACACATGTGTGATTTCCTACGGCCCTAATCCCAAAACAACTCACATTTTTGGGGATTGCATTCTGGAGACTCATTCCAATGCATTCAAAATCCATTCTAAGAATGAAGAGAAGGAGAAGTTAGTGAACACTGTTGCTAACTGGTCAGGGAGTCCAAACCCATACCCCTCAAGCGACTTCTTGAGTTTCTGCCACCATTGCAACAAGAAACTAGAAGAGGGAAAGGACATTTATATTTATGG GGGTGAAAAGGCATTCTGCAGTTTAACTTGTCGTGCCATGGAGATGATGATTGATGAGGAACTGGAGAAATCCAACACCGACCCTCCTTGTGAAAACTCTGCAAAGCCAAAACTCGGTGAGCTACTTTTTGAAACAAGCATTGTCACAGGTTCATAG